In a single window of the Campylobacter hyointestinalis subsp. lawsonii genome:
- a CDS encoding YeiH family protein, producing the protein MTHKDIYTKRRVKAWIFMMILGVCAYSLSLTELFAKLGISALIIAVVLGAFFGNTAHSLVTLVSKTGVLAVCTKQILRLGVIFYGFRITMNEALSVGFGGVVSAAIIVFSTFLLGYFIGIKLGLDKKSAVLISSGSSICGAAAVLATNSVANADSNRVAVAICTVVVFGSLGMFLYPLIYNLGFSGLSELEAGFMSGVSLHEVAHALAAGNAIGEDGARVAVIVKMLRVLMLVPFLILLSVFSLYFLCEKKKGDKKGSFPYFAVWFIVALMVGSLPFFPRDTLMPLINLSDTFMLCVAMGALGLTITKNALKSAGKIPFILATILFFWLMFLGFILAKSFI; encoded by the coding sequence ATGACTCATAAAGATATTTATACCAAAAGACGGGTAAAAGCTTGGATTTTTATGATGATACTTGGAGTTTGTGCTTATAGTCTTTCACTAACAGAACTATTTGCAAAACTTGGTATATCAGCACTCATCATAGCTGTAGTTTTGGGTGCTTTTTTTGGAAATACCGCTCATTCTTTAGTCACTCTTGTGAGTAAAACAGGAGTTTTAGCTGTTTGTACGAAGCAAATTTTAAGACTTGGCGTTATATTTTACGGCTTTCGTATTACTATGAATGAAGCTTTAAGCGTAGGGTTTGGCGGTGTTGTCTCTGCCGCGATCATTGTTTTTAGTACATTTTTACTTGGGTATTTTATAGGCATAAAACTTGGGCTTGATAAAAAATCGGCAGTTCTTATTAGCTCAGGCTCTAGCATATGTGGCGCTGCGGCTGTCTTGGCTACAAATAGTGTAGCAAACGCTGATTCAAACAGAGTCGCCGTGGCGATTTGCACTGTTGTCGTCTTTGGAAGTTTGGGAATGTTTCTATATCCTTTGATCTACAATCTTGGTTTTAGCGGACTTAGTGAGCTAGAAGCAGGGTTTATGAGCGGAGTTAGCTTGCACGAAGTAGCTCACGCTCTAGCAGCGGGAAATGCCATAGGAGAAGACGGCGCTAGAGTTGCTGTCATTGTTAAGATGCTTAGAGTTTTGATGCTAGTGCCATTTTTGATCTTGTTAAGCGTGTTTAGCTTATATTTTTTATGCGAAAAGAAAAAAGGTGATAAAAAAGGGTCTTTCCCTTACTTCGCAGTTTGGTTTATAGTGGCTTTAATGGTCGGCTCATTACCATTTTTTCCTAGAGATACGCTGATGCCATTGATAAATTTATCTGATACTTTTATGCTATGCGTGGCGATGGGAGCTCTTGGGCTTACTATCACGAAAAACGCTTTAAAAAGTGCTGGAAAAATACCTTTTATATTGGCTACTATTTTGTTTTTTTGGTTGATGTTTTTAGGATTTATTTTGGCTAAAAGTTTTATTTGA
- a CDS encoding phosphoglycerate kinase yields MSEIISIKDIEFKSGSKVLVRCDFNTPMDEFNNITDDRRIRSVIPTIRYILDQGCSVILASHLGRPKNGYEDKYSLLPIAKRLGRLMDREIKFAHDVVGYDAKEKVEKLQSGEILLLENLRFEKGETKDDINLAKSLSEFADYYVNDAFGVCHRAHSSVHAITQCYDSEHKAAGFLLIKEIEFGQNLIRHPSRPFVAVTGGSKVSGKLQALTNLLPRIDKLIIGGGMAFTFLKALGENIGNSLLEEELVEEASNILKKGRELGVKIYLPVDVVAAQSFSNDSAIKYVPVQEIPNGWMGLDIGPASVKLFKEAIADAQTIWWNGPMGVFEMDKFSKGSIKMSHAIGESFATTVVGGGDTADVVERAGDTDEMTFISTGGGASLELIEGKELPGVRVLLREDDI; encoded by the coding sequence ATGAGTGAGATTATTTCTATAAAAGATATTGAATTTAAAAGTGGTAGCAAGGTTCTTGTAAGGTGCGATTTTAACACACCTATGGATGAATTTAATAATATCACAGATGATAGAAGAATCCGCTCAGTTATCCCAACTATCAGATATATTTTAGATCAGGGTTGCTCTGTTATCTTAGCTAGCCACTTAGGTCGCCCAAAAAATGGCTACGAAGATAAATATTCACTTCTTCCTATAGCAAAAAGACTAGGTAGATTGATGGATAGAGAGATTAAATTTGCTCACGATGTAGTCGGTTATGATGCTAAAGAGAAGGTAGAAAAATTACAATCTGGTGAGATTTTGTTATTAGAAAATTTACGCTTTGAAAAGGGCGAGACAAAAGATGATATAAACTTAGCTAAATCTCTTAGCGAATTTGCTGATTACTATGTCAATGACGCTTTTGGCGTATGTCATAGAGCTCACTCTAGCGTCCATGCTATAACTCAATGCTACGATAGCGAGCATAAGGCTGCTGGATTTTTGCTGATTAAAGAGATTGAATTTGGTCAAAATCTAATCCGCCATCCAAGTCGGCCATTTGTCGCAGTAACGGGCGGATCTAAAGTAAGCGGTAAGCTACAAGCCCTAACCAACCTTTTGCCACGCATTGATAAATTAATCATCGGTGGCGGTATGGCATTTACATTTTTAAAAGCTCTTGGTGAAAATATCGGAAATTCCCTTTTAGAAGAAGAGTTAGTCGAAGAAGCATCAAACATTCTTAAAAAAGGCCGTGAGCTAGGCGTGAAAATTTATCTGCCTGTTGATGTCGTAGCGGCTCAAAGTTTTAGCAATGATAGTGCGATCAAGTATGTTCCTGTTCAAGAGATCCCAAATGGCTGGATGGGGCTAGATATCGGCCCAGCTAGTGTGAAGCTATTTAAAGAGGCGATTGCCGATGCTCAAACCATTTGGTGGAATGGCCCTATGGGGGTTTTTGAGATGGATAAATTCAGCAAAGGTAGCATAAAAATGAGCCACGCTATTGGCGAGAGCTTTGCTACTACTGTGGTTGGTGGCGGCGATACTGCTGATGTAGTTGAGAGAGCTGGGGATACTGATGAGATGACCTTTATCTCAACAGGCGGTGGTGCTAGCTTGGAGCTTATAGAGGGCAAGGAGCTACCTGGAGTTAGAGTGCTTTTAAGAGAAGATGATATATGA
- a CDS encoding triose-phosphate isomerase — translation MIYAANLKCNHTKKSYEIYANELSNALSSNSDSVIVFPPFTALTQNKFKFTQGAQNFYPAPNGSFTGEIGSDMLDELDITMVMIGHSERRALGEDEPFLRAKFDYAQSKGWDIIYCIGEDDITHMNGSTKEFLSDQLSNINLNYENLVIAYEPIWAIGTGKSAKAEFIAEILDFISTKTTASLLYGGSVNITNIDEIKAIKSCDGVLVGTASWDAKKFLEIINKG, via the coding sequence ATGATTTACGCTGCAAATTTAAAATGCAATCACACCAAAAAAAGCTACGAAATCTACGCTAATGAGCTTAGCAATGCCCTAAGCTCTAATAGCGATAGTGTGATTGTCTTTCCACCATTTACAGCTCTAACTCAAAATAAATTTAAATTCACCCAAGGCGCACAAAACTTCTACCCCGCACCTAATGGCTCATTTACCGGTGAAATCGGTAGCGATATGCTAGATGAGCTTGATATCACAATGGTTATGATAGGTCATAGCGAGAGGAGAGCCCTAGGCGAAGATGAGCCGTTTTTAAGAGCGAAATTTGACTATGCTCAAAGCAAAGGCTGGGATATCATCTACTGCATCGGCGAAGATGATATAACTCACATGAATGGTAGCACCAAAGAGTTTTTAAGCGATCAATTATCAAATATAAATTTAAATTACGAAAATCTAGTGATAGCTTATGAGCCGATCTGGGCTATTGGCACTGGCAAGAGCGCTAAGGCTGAGTTCATAGCTGAAATTTTGGATTTTATATCTACTAAAACAACTGCCTCACTACTATATGGCGGTAGTGTAAATATCACAAATATAGATGAGATAAAAGCGATAAAATCGTGCGATGGTGTGCTTGTAGGGACTGCTAGCTGGGACGCTAAGAAATTTTTAGAGATTATCAATAAAGGATAA
- the gmk gene encoding guanylate kinase, whose protein sequence is MSGQILILSGPSGSGKSTLLSRLMSEFDDIYFSISSTTRSIREGEIPGVSYHYISEDEFKRGIDEGKFLEWAQVHKNYYGTSLEPVEAALKAGKIVIFDIDVQGFHLAQKKYGEIITSVFVTTKNRDELKKRLKLRGTDSDEVIENRLFNAATEMAHISEYDYLIINENLEKSYLDLRAIFSSLLVKVENYAVNQVIDDWCNQ, encoded by the coding sequence GTGAGCGGACAAATTCTTATCTTAAGTGGTCCTAGTGGAAGTGGAAAAAGTACGCTTTTATCAAGATTGATGAGTGAATTTGATGATATTTATTTTTCCATTTCAAGCACTACTAGAAGTATAAGAGAAGGCGAGATTCCTGGGGTAAGCTATCATTATATCAGCGAAGATGAATTTAAAAGAGGTATAGATGAGGGTAAATTTTTAGAGTGGGCGCAAGTGCATAAGAATTATTATGGAACTAGTCTTGAGCCAGTTGAAGCAGCTCTAAAAGCTGGAAAGATCGTCATCTTTGATATAGACGTGCAAGGTTTTCATCTAGCACAAAAAAAATACGGCGAAATTATAACATCAGTTTTTGTCACTACCAAAAATAGAGACGAACTAAAAAAACGACTAAAACTTAGAGGTACTGATAGCGATGAAGTTATAGAAAATAGGCTTTTTAACGCTGCTACCGAGATGGCTCACATAAGTGAATATGACTACTTAATCATCAATGAAAATTTAGAAAAATCATATCTAGATTTAAGGGCTATTTTTAGCTCTCTTTTAGTAAAAGTCGAAAATTATGCCGTAAATCAAGTGATTGATGATTGGTGCAATCAGTAA
- the gap gene encoding type I glyceraldehyde-3-phosphate dehydrogenase yields the protein MALKIAINGFGRIGRCAARIILNNPEYELAVINDTAERKMTRYLLKYDTVHGEFDKEVNVVDDDYIEVNGKKIRVYSTREIESLDLDGIDVVLECTGKFLTTEKCEAYLKQGAKKVVMSAPAKDDTPTFVLGVNSDKYEGQTIISNASCTTNCLGPVTRVLEDLYGIKKGLMTTIHAYTNGQSLVDVKCRDFRRSRAAAANIIPTSTGAAKAMKLVMPSLDGKLHGQSVRVPVPNVSMVDLTAVLGKSVSKEELNAAFVNASKTSLKGIMAVDFDERVSSDFITSSYSSIVAADLTQVICGDMIKVMAWYDNEWGYSNRLVEMAKFISEK from the coding sequence ATGGCGCTTAAAATTGCAATCAATGGTTTTGGAAGAATCGGTAGATGTGCTGCTAGGATTATATTAAATAATCCTGAATATGAACTTGCTGTTATAAACGATACCGCTGAGCGAAAGATGACTAGATATCTACTGAAATACGATACCGTTCATGGTGAATTTGATAAAGAAGTAAATGTTGTAGATGATGATTATATCGAAGTAAATGGCAAAAAGATTAGGGTTTATTCTACTCGTGAGATTGAGAGTTTAGATCTAGATGGTATCGACGTTGTTTTAGAATGTACAGGTAAATTTCTCACAACTGAAAAATGTGAAGCATATCTAAAACAAGGTGCTAAAAAAGTAGTTATGAGTGCTCCTGCAAAAGATGACACTCCAACCTTTGTTTTAGGTGTAAATTCAGATAAATACGAAGGTCAAACAATCATCTCCAACGCAAGTTGTACCACCAACTGCCTAGGTCCTGTTACTAGAGTATTAGAAGATCTTTATGGTATAAAAAAAGGTCTAATGACTACCATTCACGCCTACACAAATGGTCAAAGCCTAGTAGATGTCAAATGCCGTGATTTTAGGCGTTCTAGAGCAGCTGCGGCAAATATAATACCTACTAGCACAGGTGCAGCAAAAGCTATGAAATTAGTAATGCCTAGCCTAGATGGCAAACTACACGGACAAAGCGTCAGAGTTCCTGTGCCAAATGTTTCTATGGTTGATCTTACTGCGGTTTTGGGTAAAAGTGTGAGCAAAGAAGAGCTAAACGCTGCTTTTGTAAATGCTAGTAAGACAAGTCTAAAGGGCATTATGGCTGTGGATTTTGATGAGAGAGTTAGTAGCGATTTTATCACTTCAAGCTACTCAAGCATAGTAGCAGCCGATCTAACTCAAGTAATTTGCGGTGATATGATTAAGGTAATGGCGTGGTATGACAATGAGTGGGGCTATAGCAATCGCTTAGTTGAAATGGCTAAATTTATAAGCGAGAAGTGA
- the nadD gene encoding nicotinate (nicotinamide) nucleotide adenylyltransferase — MNIAIFGGSFDPPHNGHNAIVKTALLVLDIDKLIIVPTFLNPFKSKFNTDPKKRLVWCETLWGNLKKVEISKFEIEQNRAVPSLESVLHFKKIYNPSIIYLIIGADQLKNLEKWYKFNILNTLVKFVVASRDDIYVPPNLQKLNLNVKISSTKVRDELDFSNVPELIRRDVIKFYEEKQMQDRINRITKLLDEKKAENIEVVDMSGLEYLAKFVIIATTLTGRHAYALLDDLKTELKPNGEEFLGVESSDDWTVIDLGDIMIHLMSETYRAKYNIEEFLKTLKK, encoded by the coding sequence TTGAATATAGCTATTTTTGGCGGAAGTTTTGATCCTCCTCATAACGGTCATAATGCAATAGTAAAAACCGCTTTGCTGGTTTTAGATATAGATAAGCTCATAATTGTCCCAACATTTTTAAATCCATTTAAATCTAAATTTAATACAGATCCAAAAAAACGCCTTGTTTGGTGCGAAACTCTTTGGGGAAATTTAAAAAAAGTAGAGATCAGTAAGTTTGAAATAGAGCAAAATAGAGCCGTTCCTAGCCTAGAAAGCGTTCTACATTTTAAAAAAATTTATAATCCATCTATAATCTATCTCATCATCGGTGCAGATCAGCTTAAAAATTTAGAAAAATGGTATAAATTTAATATTTTAAACACCTTAGTAAAATTTGTAGTCGCTTCAAGAGATGATATTTATGTACCGCCAAATTTGCAAAAACTAAATTTAAATGTTAAAATCTCATCGACAAAAGTCAGAGACGAGCTTGACTTTTCTAATGTTCCAGAACTTATACGCAGGGACGTTATCAAATTTTACGAGGAAAAACAGATGCAAGATAGAATAAATAGGATCACAAAACTACTTGATGAAAAAAAAGCTGAAAATATCGAAGTTGTAGATATGAGTGGTCTTGAGTATTTAGCTAAATTCGTCATCATAGCCACGACTCTTACTGGTCGCCATGCTTACGCGCTTTTAGACGATTTAAAAACTGAACTTAAGCCAAATGGTGAAGAATTTCTAGGCGTTGAGAGTAGCGATGACTGGACAGTGATCGATCTAGGCGATATTATGATTCATCTTATGAGTGAAACTTACAGAGCAAAATACAATATAGAAGAATTTTTAAAGACCCTTAAAAAATAA
- the fabI gene encoding enoyl-ACP reductase FabI translates to MILEGKKGLIVGVANKMSIAYGIAKACKDQGADLAFTFLNDAIKKRVEPIAAELESHFIYELDVNNQSHLDSLADKIKADFGQIDFVVHAVAFAPKEALEGEFINTTKEAFDIAMDTSVYSLISLTRAVLPVLKSGGAILTLSYLGGAKFVPHYNVMGVAKAALESSVRYLAHDLGAKNIRVNAISAGPIKTLAASGIGDFKMILHWNECNAPLKRNVSIEDVGKSGMYLLSDLSSGVTGEVHYVDAGYNIMGMGDAVVGENGTTILAWDKFKE, encoded by the coding sequence ATGATATTAGAAGGCAAAAAGGGATTAATAGTCGGCGTAGCAAATAAGATGAGTATAGCCTATGGTATCGCAAAAGCGTGTAAAGACCAAGGGGCGGATTTGGCTTTTACATTTTTAAATGATGCTATCAAAAAGCGTGTTGAGCCTATCGCAGCTGAACTTGAAAGCCATTTTATATATGAGCTAGATGTAAATAATCAATCCCATCTTGACTCTTTGGCTGATAAGATAAAAGCTGATTTTGGTCAGATTGATTTTGTCGTTCATGCGGTGGCATTTGCACCTAAAGAGGCTTTAGAGGGTGAATTTATTAATACTACAAAAGAGGCTTTCGATATAGCCATGGATACTAGCGTATATTCGCTTATAAGCCTTACTAGGGCTGTTTTGCCTGTGCTTAAAAGCGGTGGGGCGATTTTGACTTTAAGCTATCTTGGCGGAGCTAAATTTGTCCCACATTATAATGTAATGGGCGTAGCTAAAGCGGCTCTTGAGAGCTCAGTTCGCTACCTAGCTCATGACCTTGGAGCTAAAAATATTAGAGTAAATGCTATCTCAGCAGGGCCGATTAAAACCTTAGCAGCAAGTGGAATTGGCGATTTTAAGATGATTTTACACTGGAATGAGTGTAACGCCCCATTAAAAAGAAATGTCAGCATAGAAGATGTGGGTAAAAGCGGAATGTATCTTTTAAGCGATCTTTCTAGTGGCGTAACTGGCGAAGTTCATTATGTCGATGCTGGATACAACATAATGGGAATGGGCGACGCCGTAGTAGGCGAGAACGGCACCACCATTCTTGCGTGGGATAAATTTAAAGAGTAA
- the tatA gene encoding twin-arginine translocase TatA/TatE family subunit: MGSFSMGHWLIVLAIVVLLFGAKKIPELAKGVGKGIKSFKKEMEDEPVEKIEKAEDTQNVQKQNETTKNV, encoded by the coding sequence ATGGGTAGTTTTAGTATGGGACACTGGCTAATAGTACTTGCTATAGTCGTTTTATTATTTGGAGCAAAAAAGATACCAGAACTAGCAAAAGGTGTCGGTAAAGGTATAAAAAGTTTTAAAAAAGAGATGGAAGATGAGCCAGTAGAAAAAATAGAAAAAGCTGAAGATACACAGAACGTTCAAAAACAAAATGAAACCACAAAGAACGTTTGA
- the argS gene encoding arginine--tRNA ligase, with protein sequence MKNSVKAEIYSILERDFILEKPKDKNLAHYATPLAFSLAKELKKSPMLIAEEIANKFKNSKLFDAISINGYLNLKLKGEFLDDLATKALKLDNAFGTNISNKESIFIEYISANPTGPLHIGHVRGAVYGDTLARIARHIGKDVFTEYYINDAGNQIDLLGVSISLFAREVLFGENVQYPEKYYRGEYIEDIARLALDKFGKEIFYDESRNLELAEFGKDEVLKVIKKDLSDVGIFIESWASEKALYNCLEPTIKKLENSGEMYEKEGTIYIASTKLGDDNDRVVVRNDGRPTYLAGDIVYHNAKFEKNFDHYINIWGADHHGYIARLKAAIHFLGYDENRLEVILMQMVSLLKDGKPFKMSKRAGTSVLMSDILSEIGSDALRFIFISKANTSSLEFDIDELKKQDSSNPIFYINYAHARINQIFSKAKKSPSDVINADLSSLDENAKNLLFEALLLPEVLEDAFSSRSLHKLPDYLKTLSASFHKFYNENRVVGTSNENEYLKLFSVVALSIKVALNLMGIKAKEKMEH encoded by the coding sequence ATGAAAAATAGTGTTAAAGCTGAAATTTATAGTATTTTAGAGCGTGACTTTATCTTAGAAAAACCAAAAGATAAAAATTTAGCCCACTATGCAACTCCACTTGCATTTAGCTTGGCTAAAGAGCTTAAAAAATCTCCTATGCTTATAGCAGAAGAAATTGCAAATAAATTTAAAAATAGCAAGTTATTTGATGCTATCTCGATAAACGGATATCTAAATTTAAAGCTCAAAGGTGAGTTTTTAGATGATTTAGCAACTAAAGCTTTAAAACTTGATAACGCTTTTGGCACTAATATATCAAATAAAGAAAGCATCTTTATTGAGTATATCAGCGCAAATCCAACCGGACCTTTGCATATAGGGCATGTAAGAGGCGCGGTTTATGGCGATACATTAGCAAGGATAGCTAGACATATAGGAAAAGATGTTTTTACAGAGTACTATATAAATGATGCAGGAAATCAGATAGATCTACTTGGTGTATCAATAAGTCTTTTTGCCCGTGAAGTTTTATTTGGTGAAAATGTGCAGTATCCTGAGAAATATTATCGTGGCGAATATATCGAAGATATCGCTAGACTTGCGCTTGATAAATTTGGCAAAGAGATATTTTATGATGAAAGTAGAAATCTAGAGCTTGCAGAATTTGGTAAAGATGAGGTTTTGAAGGTCATTAAAAAAGATCTCAGCGACGTTGGTATATTTATAGAAAGTTGGGCTAGTGAAAAAGCGCTTTATAATTGTCTTGAGCCAACTATAAAAAAGCTTGAAAATAGTGGTGAGATGTATGAAAAAGAAGGCACTATCTATATAGCCTCTACAAAACTAGGCGATGACAACGATAGAGTTGTAGTAAGAAATGACGGCAGACCTACATATCTAGCTGGAGATATAGTTTATCACAATGCTAAATTTGAGAAGAATTTTGATCATTATATAAATATTTGGGGGGCAGATCATCACGGATATATAGCTAGGCTAAAAGCTGCTATACATTTTTTAGGTTATGATGAAAATCGTCTTGAAGTTATATTGATGCAGATGGTTAGCTTATTAAAAGACGGAAAACCATTTAAGATGAGTAAGCGAGCAGGAACTAGTGTGCTTATGAGCGATATCTTAAGCGAGATAGGAAGTGACGCGCTTAGATTTATATTTATCTCAAAAGCAAATACGAGCAGTCTTGAGTTTGATATAGATGAGCTTAAAAAGCAAGATAGCTCAAATCCTATTTTTTATATAAATTACGCACACGCTAGAATAAATCAAATTTTCTCAAAAGCCAAAAAATCACCTAGCGACGTCATAAATGCCGATCTTTCAAGCTTGGATGAAAATGCGAAAAATCTCCTTTTTGAAGCTCTTTTATTGCCTGAGGTTTTAGAAGATGCGTTTAGTTCAAGATCTTTACATAAGCTGCCTGATTATCTTAAAACTTTAAGTGCGAGTTTCCATAAATTTTATAATGAAAATCGCGTGGTAGGCACTAGTAATGAAAATGAGTACTTAAAGCTATTTTCAGTCGTGGCTCTAAGCATTAAAGTAGCTCTAAATCTTATGGGGATCAAGGCAAAAGAGAAGATGGAGCATTGA
- a CDS encoding permease has protein sequence MLEKLLEIFKIFIFYFVEISVLFIAIAFIVALLNQKFSKKMERYLSANSLLSYIKAMFLGALTPFCSCSTIPLLSGLLKSGVSFGVSVAYLLVSPLVNPIIIAMLVISFGLKLSLFYILFIFVFVFIFSLSISKFDSDKFLNNDFIKEKQNTAPKYHNISKQNCCQTKIINFSTQKQSLNSNSQTKSSYKDLFLKVLKDYKKILPYIVIGMGIGALIHGFVPKEFLQTYLQEFEIFSVVIAAFVGVLLYIRVEAIIPIGLSLMDCGVSLGAVMSFLISGGGCSLPELILLKRIFKMNFLLIFISCVLFIAIIFGVLIDIGIKWKI, from the coding sequence ATGTTAGAAAAACTTCTTGAAATTTTTAAAATTTTTATATTTTATTTTGTTGAGATTTCTGTTTTATTTATCGCGATTGCTTTTATAGTAGCACTATTAAATCAGAAATTTTCTAAGAAAATGGAGAGATATCTCAGTGCAAACTCTCTTTTGAGCTATATCAAAGCTATGTTTTTAGGAGCTTTAACACCATTTTGTTCTTGTTCTACCATACCTTTGTTAAGCGGTTTGCTAAAATCAGGGGTAAGCTTTGGAGTGAGCGTGGCTTATCTTTTGGTCTCGCCACTTGTAAATCCGATAATCATCGCTATGCTAGTTATATCATTTGGTTTAAAACTTAGCTTATTTTATATATTATTTATTTTCGTTTTTGTTTTTATATTTTCTTTGAGTATTTCTAAATTTGACTCGGATAAATTTTTAAACAATGATTTTATCAAAGAAAAACAAAATACCGCACCAAAATATCACAATATAAGCAAACAAAACTGCTGTCAAACTAAAATAATAAATTTCAGTACTCAAAAACAGAGTTTGAATTCAAATTCGCAAACGAAAAGTAGCTATAAAGATTTATTTTTAAAAGTACTGAAAGATTATAAGAAAATCCTTCCGTATATCGTCATAGGTATGGGCATCGGAGCTCTTATCCACGGTTTTGTGCCAAAAGAATTTTTACAAACTTATCTACAAGAATTCGAGATCTTTAGTGTCGTAATAGCTGCTTTTGTCGGAGTTTTGCTTTATATCAGAGTCGAAGCCATCATCCCTATAGGTCTATCTTTGATGGATTGTGGCGTATCTTTAGGAGCAGTGATGAGTTTTTTAATATCTGGGGGAGGCTGTTCTTTGCCAGAGCTTATCTTACTAAAACGCATTTTTAAAATGAATTTCTTGTTGATATTTATCTCGTGTGTGCTTTTTATCGCTATAATATTTGGAGTATTAATAGATATAGGAATAAAATGGAAAATTTAG
- a CDS encoding ArsR/SmtB family transcription factor, translating into MENLDDFLKITGALNDESRVKILAFLQKYGTLCVCDLQNSLQMIQSRLSRHLKILKDAGFLSVERKGVWAYYGLNENMNSHCKNALKEIRDIELSLPQLNRVSIEEKCF; encoded by the coding sequence ATGGAAAATTTAGATGATTTTTTAAAAATTACCGGGGCTTTGAATGATGAAAGTAGAGTAAAAATTCTAGCTTTTTTACAAAAATACGGTACTCTTTGCGTATGCGATCTACAGAATTCTTTGCAAATGATACAATCTCGCCTTTCAAGACACTTAAAAATCCTAAAAGACGCCGGCTTTTTAAGTGTTGAGAGAAAAGGCGTATGGGCTTACTATGGACTTAATGAAAATATGAACTCACACTGCAAAAATGCTTTAAAAGAAATTCGTGATATAGAGCTAAGCTTACCACAGCTAAATAGAGTTTCTATAGAAGAAAAGTGTTTTTAA